A stretch of the Lineus longissimus chromosome 10, tnLinLong1.2, whole genome shotgun sequence genome encodes the following:
- the LOC135494897 gene encoding uncharacterized protein LOC135494897 gives MAVPQAMDKGKVGECTELLRKVFHYQGGRKRVARDGRNPSGWFRYPVNPDDVPGYCEEIDQPMDFTTIQEKLNGNQYNNLDEFNADMLLVRDNCTKFNRDEGSQIRMDSNIVFDSYCKEFEKLKNKKKKTQEGKHSSWNVGQHMCAQKEARLDMAHSSAMKVVQKQVVQLENTIL, from the exons ATGGCAGTCCCGCAGGCGATGGACAAAGGGAAGGTTGGGGAGTGCACTGAACTCCTTCGCAAGGTTTTCCACTACCAGGGAGGACGAAAGAGAGTGGCTAGAGATGGCCGAAACCCCTCTGGCTGGTTTAGGTATCCAG TAAATCCTGATGATGTGCCGGGGTATTGTGAAGAAATTGATCAGCCAATGGATTTTACAACTATCCAGGAGAAACTAAAT GGCAACCAGTACAATAATCTCGATGAATTCAATGCTGACATGCTACTTGTTCGAGACAACTGCACTAAATTCAACAGGGATGAAGGCAGCCAGATCCGTATGGACAGCAACATTGTGTTCGACTCTTATtgcaaagaatttgaaaaactgaagaacaagaagaagaaaacgcaAGAG GGAAAACATAGCAGTTGGAATGTAGGGCAGCACATGTGTGCCCAGAAAGAGGCCAGGCTTGACATGGCTCACTCCAGTGCAATGAAAGTGGTCCAAAAGCAAGTTGTGCAGCTGGAGAATACTATTTTATAG